The Corylus avellana chromosome ca8, CavTom2PMs-1.0 genome has a segment encoding these proteins:
- the LOC132190755 gene encoding putative cysteine-rich receptor-like protein kinase 9 — MGYNLRMTILFLSMLISFLCQTPTEAAPIVYNHNCTNTTTLTANNNYQSNLLCLLTYLSSKATCNLEFYKASVGNSIDTVYGLFLCLGNLPALDRQNCVAVATKEIVGYSAEEKVAVAWYYSNLYIFSTMASEPASSILSTDTVSEPNRFDKLVMATMNGLASSFSNVASRAKKFGTKEANSTASQTLYTLVQCTPDLSSYDCNRCLQIAMKNLSGCCAGKKSGRVMLSSCYLCVGAIVEALFEMNDLGVDEVGENGENVLEVGEEGRVVEGPGAGLVAVPFGEREGVGESEPMAVDLENDPVDRPTTKSIVLMLNSYSVPLTSPKEPAYFFSSVGEQNMQSNETN, encoded by the exons ATGGGCTACAACCTCAGAATGACCATTTTGTTCCTCTCCATGCTTATCAGCTTCCTTTGCCAAACCCCAACTGAAGCTGCTCCAATTGTCTACAATCATAACTGCACAAACACAACCACTTTAACCGCCAACAACAACTACCAATCCAACCTCCTTTGCCTCCTCACTTACCTGTCCTCCAAAGCCACCTGCAACCTGGAATTCTACAAAGCCTCCGTTGGAAACTCTATTGACACAGTTTACGGCCTCTTCCTGTGCCTCGGCAACCTCCCTGCCTTAGACCGCCAAAATTGTGTCGCCGTGGCAACCAAAGAGATAGTCGGATACAGCGCAGAGGAGAAAGTGGCCGTGGCTTGGTACTACTCTAACTTGTATATCTTCTCCACCATGGCCTCTGAACCTGCCTCTTCTATTTTGAGCACGGATACAGTTTCGGAGCCTAATCGGTTTGACAAGCTAGTGATGGCAACAATGAATGGCTTGGCAAGTAGCTTTTCGAATGTTGCGTCTAGAGCCAAGAAGTTTGGGACAAAAGAAGCGAATTCCACAGCTTCACAAACACTATACACCCTTGTGCAGTGCACGCCGGACCTGTCGAGTTACGATTGCAATAGGTGTCTTCAGATAGCAATGAAGAATCTGTCAGGTTGCTGCGCAGGAAAGAAAAGTGGCAGAGTAATGCTTTCGAGTTGCTATCTTTG TGTCGGAGCTATAGTTGAGGCCCTCTTTGAGATGAACGATTTGGGTGTCGATGAGGTTGGTGAAAATGGAGAGAACGTGCTCGAAGTAGGTGAAGAAGGGAGGGTAGTCGAGGGTCCAGGGGCTGGTCTCGTCGCAGTACCATTTGGAGAGAGGGAGGGAGTGGGTGAGAGTGAACCAATGGCGGTGGACCTCGAA AATGATCCAGTTGATAGGCCAACAACAAAATCCATAGTTCTCATGCTAAACAGTTACTCGGTTCCTCTGACGTCACCTAAAGAACCAGCATATTTCTTTAGCAGTGTAGGAGAGCAAAACATGCAATCAAATGAGACAAATTAA
- the LOC132190757 gene encoding TMV resistance protein N-like yields MAIRTSRSLEAIFSSSSSPRSNWIYDVFLFFRGEDMRKNFTNHLYFALRDAGIKIFKDDNELQRGQYLASKLIRAIQGSKISIIVFSRNYAALRWCMEELVEIMECRRTLKQLVLPIFYDVEPSDVRNQTGSFAEAFAKHEEHYLLDMDTVLKWRRAFLSEAANLSGWDLRKTADEHEAKFIRKIVEEISRELNNTHLLIALYPVRVDSHVQDITFGLNVGANDIRMVEILGMGGIGKTTIAKAIYNQFFHGLEDQMEQLNAIYRRREWFGLGNRMIITTRDEHLLKELEVDIVYRVTTMNDIDSPELFSWHAFRNSYPIEDYTDLSRRKDIDYVVKILDGCGFFAKIGISVLIQRCLLKVSETNEFTMHDLLRDMGREIVREKHPNKPGKWSRLWLHEDAFDILTKHEGTNSVEGLTLELTSLSKMNFNSEAFMKMQRLRLLQLDHVRLTGDYKYLSKELRWLCWHGFPLKFIPKDFYPRNLVVIDLQYSNLKKVWESPKLLEKMKILNLSHSHYLSQTPDFSKLPNLEQLILEDCTSLLEVHHSIGDLSNLVLVNLKDCKCLKSLPRSFYNLKSLETLILSGCSKMHNLADNLGEMESLTTLLVDRTAIRQVPFSIVQLKNLKYLSLCGCKGSPSKSLPSLFWSWISPRKSPKSVNLLPATLQGLNSLTHLCLWDCNLLDDGIPTDLWNLCSLKILDLRCNSFESLSTSLGGLSKLQDLRLAHCRKLKSIPDLPASLIFLDAKHCTALERMPDLSKLSNMNGLCLTNCHKLVKIPGLDKRSNPIVSVAMEGCMNLTHTFKQSFLRLQEWVIRGVGRVFGIVLPGNQIPDWFTYQCEGSSVHFKVPTADPILKEFGVCVGFASRVQVLASSKGSMSFINHTKNTIQTNLSATTGGPFAPGDHLLLGNIVLTNDFEDGNEVEVLVEWGPEIIVKKIGVYLVYERVVDGKDEDHAIVVSDDEDDNKNIENRCSSKGKMRSPNMIDDSQTLMKEKKLKKLATEENEYYFYSSVTRSQKFQFE; encoded by the exons ATGGCTATCAGAACATCGAGATCTCTTGAAGCCAtcttctcttcatcttcttcccccCGTTCCAACTGGATCTATGAcgttttcttgtttttcagaGGCGAAGACATGCGCAAAAATTTCACCAACCACCTTTACTTTGCTTTGAGAGATGCTGGAATCAAAATCTTTAAAGATGACAATGAGCTCCAAAGAGGACAATACCTTGCATCCAAATTGATACGGGCAATCCAAGGATCCAAAATCTCTATCATCGTTTTCTCAAGGAACTATGCGGCTTTGAGGTGGTGCATGGAGGAACTTGTGGAAATTATGGAGTGTCGAAGAACTTTGAAGCAACTGGTTCTACCTATATTCTATGATGTTGAGCCCTCTGATGTGAGAAACCAGACAGGTAGTTTTGCAGAAGCATTCGCGAAACATGAAGAGCATTACTTGTTGGACATGGACACAGTTCTCAAGTGGAGAAGAGCTTTTTTGTCTGAGGCTGCTAATTTGTCAGGGTGGGATCTAAGAAAAACGGCAGACGA GCATGAAGCTAAGTTTATTAGGAAAATTGTAGAAGAGATTTCAAGAGAACTGAACAACACACACTTGCTTATAGCACTCTACCCAGTTCGAGTAGATTCTCATGTTCAAGACataacttttgggttaaatgttGGAGCTAACGATATTCGCATGGTAGAGATCTTGGGAATGGGCGGAATTGGCAAAACAACCATTGCTAAAGCCatttataaccaattttttCATGGACTTGAAG ACCAAATGGAGCAACTGAATGCAATATATAGAAGGCGTGAATGGTTTGGTTTGGGAAATAGAATGATTATAACAACGAGAGATGAGCATTTGCTAAAGGAGCTAGAAGTGGATATTGTATATAGAGTTACAACAATGAATGACATTGACTCTCCTGagctctttagttggcatgcctttagGAATAGTTATCCTATTGAAGATTATACTGATTTGTCAAGAA GAAAGGATATAGactatgttgtaaaaatattGGATGGCTGTggtttttttgcaaagattggaaTCAGTGTCCTCATTCAGCGGTGTCTTCTTAAAGTTAGTGAGACAAACGAGTTTACAATGCATGATTTGTTGCGAGACATGGGAAGAGAAATCGTTCGTGAAAAACACCCCAACAAACCTGGGAAATGGAGTAGATTATGGTTGCATGAGGATGCATTTGATATATTGACAAAGCACGAG GGAACAAACTCAGTTGAAGGACTTACTTTAGAATTGACAAGTCTAAGTAAGATGAATTTCAATTCAGAAGCATTTATGAAGATGCAGAGACTAAGATTACTCCAACTTGATCACGTACGACTCACTGGAGACTATAAATATCTTTCCAAAGAATTAAGGTGGCTCTGTTGGCATGGATTCCCTCTAAAGTTTATTCCAAAGGACTTTTATCCAAGAAACTTAGTTGTAATTGACTTGCAATATAGCAATCTCAAAAAAGTTTGGGAAAGTCCCAAG TTGCttgagaagatgaaaattttaaatctcAGTCACTCTCATTATCTGAGCCAGACCCCTGACTTTTCAAAACTCCCAAATCTAGAGCAATTAATACTTGAAGATTGTACGAGTTTGCTTGAGGTTCACCACTCCATTGGAGATCTTAGTAatcttgttttggtgaatttgaaaGATTGCAAATGCCTTAAAAGTTTGCCAAGGAGTTTCTATAACTTGAAGTCTCTAGAAACTCTCATTCTTTCTGGGTGTTCTAAAATGCACAATTTGGCTGACAACTTGGGGGAGATGGAATCATTGACAACTCTTCTTGTAGACAGAACTGCTATAAGACAAGTGCCTTTTAGTATAGTGCAACTGAAGAATCTCAAATATTTATCTCTATGTGGGTGTAAAGGATCACCGTCTAAGTCATTGCCATCACTCTTTTGGTCTTGGATATCACCAAGGAAAAGTCCTAAGTCAGTCAATCTACTGCCTGCTACACTACAAGGCTTGAACTCACTAACACACTTATGTCTCTGGGACTGCAATTTATTGGATGACGGAATTCCTACAGATCTTTGGAATTTAtgttctcttaaaattttagatttaagatGCAATAGTTTTGAAAGTCTATCAACAAGCCTAGGTGGTCTTTCGAAGCTTCAAGATCTCAGATTGGCTCACTGTAGAAAGCTTAAATCAATTCCGGATTTACCagcaagtttgatttttttagatgCAAAACACTGCACTGCACTGGAAAGAATGCCGGATCTATCAAAGCTCTCAAATATGAATGGTTTGTGCCTTACTAACTGTCACAAATTAGTCAAAATTCCAGGTTTGGATAAGCGTTCAAATCCTATTGTATCTGTTGCCATGGAAGGGTGCATGAATCTAACACATACTTTTAAGCAAAGCTTCCTACGGCTACAG GAATGGGTTATACGTGGAGTTGGTAGAGTGTTTGGTATTGTCCTCCCCGGCAATCAAATCCCTGATTGGTTCACATATCAGTGTGAGGGATCCTCGGTACATTTTAAAGTACCTACTGCTGATCCCATATTGAAAGAGTTTGGTGTATGTGTTGGCTTTGCATCACGTGTTCAAGTATTAGCTTCATCTAAAGGTAGCATGTCATTTATCAACCATACCAAGAATACTATTCAGACTAATTTGTCAGCAACAACTGGTGGCCCATTTGCTCCTGGAGATCACCTATTGCTAGGCAATATTGTTCTTACCAATGATTTTGAGGATGGTAATGAAGTAGAGGTTCTTGTAGAATGGGGGCCTGAAATCATTGTGAAGAAAATAGGGGTCTATCTAGTATATGAAAGGGTTGTAGATGGAAAAGATGAGGATCATGCCATTGTTGTcagtgatgatgaggatgacaaTAAGAATATAGAAAATAGATGCTCCTCTAAGGGAAAAATGAGATCTCCAAATATGATTGATGATTCACAAACTttgatgaaagagaaaaagctcaaaaagctTGCTACAGAGGAAAATGAGTATTATTTTTACTCTTCTGTGACAAGAtctcaaaagtttcaatttgagTAG